Part of the Sodalinema gerasimenkoae IPPAS B-353 genome is shown below.
CAACAAACCTACAGTGAGGACATGGTCGATAGTGGCTTATACACCCGTGCCTGGCTCATTGACCGCATTATCATCACCATGGGAGGACGGGCTGCTGAACAGGTGGTATTTGGGGATGCCGAGGTGACCATTGGGGCGGGGAACGACCTGAAAGTGGTGTCCACCTTAGCTCGGGAAATGGTGACCCTCTATGGAATGTCAGATTTGGGGCCGGTAGCCTTGGAAAGTCCCAATAATCAGGTGTTCTTGGGACGGGAGTTGATGCCCAGTTCAGACCATTCCGAGGAAATGGCGACGCAGATTGACCGCCATGTGCGATCGCTGGCGCAACGCTGCTATGAGGAAGCCTGTCGGATTCTCCAAGAAAACCGTGTTCTCATGGATTCACTGGTAGAACTTTTGATTGAGCGAGAGGAGATCGACGGCGAGGAGTTCCGACGCATCGTCGCTGAACATGCGGAACTGCCCGAAACGGAATTGGCCACCACTGTTGAGCCGGTAGCCTCAATTTAAGGAATTTTACGACTCCCGCCCAGGCTAGGGCCGTCCTTTGTCGGCCCTTAACCTTTGTTGATTAGCGATCGCGGTGCATGGCCCGCAGGACTAGGGCCGGATCGACCCAGCGATCGCCATAGCGTAAGCCCCAATGCAAGTGAGGGCCCGTCGTGCGTCCACTCATGCCCACGCGCCCAATACGAGCAGCAGAGGGCACTGCTTGCCCCTCAGACACTTGTATTCCCCCTCGGCGATCGACCAGGGTCGGCCGACCTTGGATGGTCTGGACTTGTCCAGCCAAGTGACAATAGATATGTTCCCAATCCCCGGACTCAATCACCAGGCCCACGCCACAGCCTTGGTCGTTAATCACTTCTACTAGAGTTCCCCCCCACCAACTGCGGATATAACTTCCCTCAGGGGCAGCAATATCCAAGCCAGAATGGAACTCATAGCCGCGTCCTCCCGTGGGGGAGTTGCGGAAGCCAAAGGGAGAGGTATAGGCTTGGAAATTTTCCACCGGGAAGGAGGCCCCAGTCCAGCTTCCCGCTTCAATATTCAGGGCCATAGCTTGGGGCGATCGCCCATTCAGGAACACCACCAAGCAGAGAGTCATCATGGCAACTGCCACAAGGCGAGACGGCCAAGCCAGCCGTTGTAACGGTTTAAGGTCTAACGTCAGTTTCACAAGTTCCCCAGCATCGCCCATGACGATGTTTTACAGTGATTGAGAAAATTGTAGGGCGACCACAAAAGTAGGGCAACCACAAAAAACCCTCCCACCCCATTTCCTCCCCTCCCAGGAGGGGTGACCGAAGGGCGGGGTGGGTTCTCCCCTCCCAGGAGGGGTGCCCGAAGGGCGCCCACCCAAGAGGGGAGGGAGGAGGGGTGCCCGAAGGGCGGGGTGGGTTCTCCCCTCCCAGGAGGGGTGGCCCGAAGGGCGGGGTGGGTTCTCCCCTCCCAGGAGGGGTGCCCGAAGGGCGCCCACCCAAGAGGGGAGGGAGGAGGGGTGCCCGAAGGGCGGGGTGGGTTCTCCCCTCCCAGGAGGGGTGCCCGAAGGGCGGGGTGGGTTCTCCATGTCCTCATGTAGTTCTCCCCCATACCCCTCCCGTCTCCCCAACAAGTCCCACAAAAAAGCCCATGTCAGGGACACACAGGCCAAAGGAACAGCAAGTTAGTTCCAATTAACAGAAATGACTTAACGGAAACCCACAGCGGCTTGCCAGACAAACGCCAGTAAGAGGAAAAACAGGGGAATCAAGGGCAGAACATCCACTAAGGGATTGAAGATCTGATAGGCTTCCGGGAGTTTGGCTAAGAACAGAGCTGCGTCCATTGGGTTAAAATCCTTTTATCGCTCGAGTTTTCTCATAATTCAAACAAATATTAACATAAGGCGTTGAATTGACCCAAAATGTTAATTTAAGTTAAGCAAAATCCTCCAACTGGCCTTAGGGAGCCGGTTGCAGCCAGCCCGCAAATTCCTGCGCAAAACAGCCATCGAGGATAGACTGGCGAATCCGCTGCGTGAAGCGAATTAACTCCGTAATGTTGTGAATCGAGAGTAGGGTGTAGGCCAGGAGTTCCTGCGATCGCACCAAATGAGACAAATAAGCTCGCGAGAAATTCTGACAAGTATAACAGGGGCATTCCTCATCGAGGGGCGCATAATCCCGTCGAAAACGCGCATTTTTGAGATTCCAGCGTTCTCCCCGCACAAACGCCGCTCCATGTCGGCCCAAACGAGTAGGAATGACACAATCAAATAAATCAATCCCCGAGGCGATGGCCTGGGCCATTTCCCGATAAGTCCCCACCCCCATCAGGTAGCGAGGCTTATTCTCTGGAAGGAGGGGAGTGGTGGCCTTAACAATCGCCTCAATCAACTCCGGCGGTTCCCCCACACTCACCCCACCAATGGCATATCCTGGCAAGTCCAGCTTTTGCAAGGATGCAGCCGCTTGCGCTCGTAAATCCGGGTAAACCCCTCCCTGTACAATCCCAAACAGGGCTTGCCGTTGTGCCTGAGAACTCTTACGATGGTGGTCAATACAGCGTTTCAACCAGCGTTCAGTCCGTGCCGTGGCCAACTCCACTGCCTCGCGGCTTGCGGGGTAGGGGGGACATTCATCAAAGGCCATGATGACATCCGCCCCCAGAGCGTTTTGAATCTCAATCGAGCGTTCCGGGGTTAGATTAATCCGCGCCCCATCCCGAGGCGAGCGGAAGGTCACCCCCTCCTCTGTAATCGTGCGCATCTGGCTGAGGCTAAACACCTGAAAGCCTCCCGAGTCTGTGAGCATCGGGCCATCCCAGCCCATAAAACGATGTAGGCCGCCGGCTTCGGCCACAATATCTTCCCCCGGCTGTAAATGCAGATGGTAGGTATTGGCCAGAACCATTTGTGCCCCAGTTCCTCGGAGCTGGTGGGGGGTCACGGTTTTGACGTTGGCTAAGGTTCCCACAGGCATAAAACGTGGCGTTTCGACAATGCCGTGGGGCGTCTGGAACACCCCAGCTCTGGCTCCGGTGTCCGGGCAAGTGGCCTGGGTGTGATACTCAAAAAACTGGTTCAAGGGTCGGGGCTGCTTAACAAATCCAAGTTTGATATTGTATCATTAAGATGAGGCGTGCGGTCTCAACTTGAGATCGGGATACCACACCGGTGAAGCCTCAGTATCTGGGGACTAAACCCCAAGCTAGACTGATACGAGGGTGTTCCTCCCGCAGGAGCGGACTCTGTTCAAATCACACTTGAACCCACGGCTGCCCTTAGAGCATCGATTACGATGGAAATAGGGTATGTATGACTAAAAAAAGCGGCTCTGACTGATACGTGTGTACATCTGTTTCGATAACTGACTCGGAGTAGGGAGCATACTTGAGCCTACTACTGAGGTTCAAGGGGGCTACATAGAATATGGCTAAATCTAACGATCTGTATCTAGCTGAGCAGGAATTATATGATCACCTGCTTGATTTAGTAAAGGTCGAAGCGCCAGAACGGTTGCTCGAACGCTTTAGAACCCTGTTCGTCCAGGGTTCAGGATATCCCGATCCAGAAATTGCTTCAATCATCCAGACTATTGTCTCGTTGGATCAGGCTGAGGATGAGTTTAATAGTGTCCTCAACCGCTGCTGCCATATTCTCATCAACCATTGGCAGATGGAAACCAAGCACCAGCCGGCTATTCCTGAGTTGGTGAACCTCATTAGTACCTCGGGCGATCGCCGGATGCAATCCCGAGAGGCCCGCCGCATTCAGAACCTGCTGGCACAGTTCAAGAGCAGTGATGAATATATAACCCTTCAGCGGTTAGTTCAAGTAGTTGATCGCAGCAAAGACAGTGATCAACCCCCCGAACAGCAGCCCTTAGGAACTCTAATTGGTCGTTACCCCTATCTTTATTCTCACTCGTTGTTGAGAGATAGTAGTAGTTACGAGCATCAACAAACCGTTCAGAAACTACAGGCTCATCGGCAAAAGCAGTATGAAGTGCATTTGTCAAAATATGTTTCCTATAAAGTCAAACGGGCCCAACTCGCGCGACAAAATCCTAAATTGCTGAAAAATCCTCGCATTATTCAGCCGGTGCGAAACCCCACATTATTGGGCGATCGCGAACTCTACGTTGCGGTTAAACAGTTTTCTGGGCGAGCAGAGGGGCAATACACCTATAAAGACTTAGCCCAGACCTTCCGCACTCATACCAGCCAAACCCGCACCTATCGAGAGTTTAAAGAAGACTTATTTGAGTACCTCATTACCACGGTTGATGAAGACTATGGTAGGCGTTTGTTCTACGATAAGCTGTATCAGCACTTAATGAATACCCTGCCCCAATGTGACGACCAAAAACCGACAGATTTTTTAGTCGTTCGTACCTGTAGCCAACTCCTGAACTTCCTGGTGGTTGAGAGTCCCCAAAATCCCAACCACTATGTTCTCATCGACCTCCTCTCCAACATCGGCCCCACCTTTGTTATGGCCCTGTTGCTGAAAATTCTCTTAATTTGTCGTCGAGTACGTCCCTATCTAGAAAAACGGTTTTCCATTCTCTTTGACCATTACGATCAAAGTACCCGCGAAGCCGTCCGGTGGCTGATAGAATCCTTAGAAAATCTGCAAGTTGCCCTAAGTACAAACTTTGGTTCCGCCGATCTCTCAATGATCAGCCGTGCATCTTAAGGCTCACATAGGTAGGTTCGCAGGGGTTGATAGAATTGTTTGGGGAAACTCAAAATGGAGAGTCACCCTCTTGGGTTGCCCGGGGAACATATCTCTATCCACCGTTACCTGTTTTTACGTTTCTATCGCAACCGAAGAGTGCCCAACTGAGACCTTGAGGTGGCAGAAAATTCCCCACCTATTGCCTGTTGCCTGTTGCCTGTTGCCTATTGCCTATTGCCTATTGCCTTCTTGTCCCCCATTTTTTGTCCTATTTAGACCAACTTTTGCTACATGCCTAACCCCCGTTCTTCAAATTTTGAGCGTGAACTTGATGAAGCCATCTTTAGTTTTGCCGATATTCAATCAGAACTCAATTACAAACGGGCGAAAACGGCATTGCATGACCTTGTAGACCGGTTGGACCTCTCGGAGCGAGAACGGACTGGCTTAGAAGCCGAAATTGAAGGCTTAGAGAGCATGTTGGACAAGTTAGAGTCTGACGTGGTGCAGATTGCTGCCTTTGGCATGGTGGGCCGGGGGAAATCCTCTCTGTTAAATGCCTTGGTGGGACAGCCAGTGTTTGAAACCGGGCCGCTGCATGGGGTGACGCGATCGCAGCAAAGTGTCGATTGGACCTTAACCCGCAGTGCCGTCGGCGAGGGAATCGATGATGTTTTACAAGTCTCCTTACCCACGGTGGGAACTGCCCGGGTGGAATTAGTCGATACTCCAGGATTAGATGAGGTTCACGGGCAAACTCGCGCGGAATTAGCCCATAAAATCGCTAAACGAGCCGATTTAATTCTCTTTGTGATTTCTGGGGATATCACCCAGGTTGAATACGATGCCCTCTCGGAGATTCGCGAGGCCGGGAAACCCCTGTTGTTGGTGTTTAACAAAATTGACCAATATCCCGATGCCGATCGCCAGGCGATTTATGATCAAGTCCGTAATGAGCGAGTGCGACAACTGCTGACGAGCGATCGCATTGTCATGGCCGCCGCCTCTCCCTTAACCCCGACGTTGGTAGAGAAGTCTGATGGACGTAAGGGGGTGGTGATGGAAGCTGGGAAACCCCAAGTTCAAGAATTGAAACTGAAAATCCTAGAGATTCTCCAGCGAGAGGGGAAATCTCTGGTGGCCCTCAACAGTATGCTCTATGCCGATGAGGTGAATGAGCAGGTGGTGCAGCGGAAGATGGAGATTCGCGATCGCCAAGCCAGTCGAATTATCTGGAATGGGGTCATGGCCAAGGCCCTGGCGATCGCCCTCAACCCCGTCACCGTCGTGGATATCCTCACCGCCGCCACCGTAGATGTGTTTCTGTTGATGTCCCTATCGCGACTGTACGGCATTCCCATGACGCAAACCGGGGCGATCGATTTGCTGCAAAAAATTGCCCTGAGTATGGGAGGAATTAGTGCCAGTGAATTGCTCGCCAATTTGGGCTTAAGTGGTCTGAAAAGTCTCTTAGGAGTCGCCACACCCGTGACTGGAGGAGTGGCCTTTGGGGGCTATGTCTCCGTAGCCATTACCCAGGCCAGTGTCGCGGGGGTGTCCACCTATGCGATCGGACAAGTCGCCAAAACCTATCTCGCCAACGGGGCATCCTGGGGACCAGAGGGGCCAAAAGTGGTCGTTCAGCAAATCCTTGATTCCCTGGATGAAACCTCAATTTTGAGTCAGATTAAAGATGAGCTTCAGCAAAAGTTAGTGGGATAACATGACAGACCCAGATAGTCGTTGGATACAGAGGTTCTCTAACTTCAAACGAACATTTTTGTTGTTAGAAAATGCTCTAAGTATTGAATCTCCGTCTTTAGTTGAACGAGCTGGATTAATTCAATTCTTTGAAATGGCATTTGAACTCGCCTGGAAACTTTTAAAAGACTATGAAGAAATGGAGGGGTTCACCGTTAAAACCCCTAGAGAGACCCTAAAGCAAGCCTTTCAAGCAGAAATAATCACCCAAGGTCAAGATTGGATTGAAGCCCTTCAAGACCGCAACTTGATGGCACACACGTACAATGAAAAAACAGCGATCGCAGTGGAACAGCGAATTCGTTACAAGTACTTTCCCCTCTTAAAAAATCTCCATGAAACCTTTGAAGCGAAATTAAACACACGCTAAACATGAGCTATGGACTCACAGACCAAGATTTAGATCATATCCGAGGGGCGATCGCCAAATTCCCAGAAATTGACCAAGTCCTATTATTTGGGTCTCGTGCAAAAGGTAACTACAAACCTGGGTCAGATGTTGACTTAGCCATTCAGGGTGAGTCCGTCACCCACTCCACAATTTTCCAGCTTGCTGATGTACTCAATGAAGACAGTCCCCTTCCCTACTTCTTCGATGTGATTGACTACACCAGCATTGACGAACCCAAATTAACCGAGCATATTAACCGCGTTGGCATCCCGATTTTTACTCGAACAACTCCTTAACCCGGAACCCAAACCGACACCGACCCCCCCTCACAGGAGAATTCCGCCCATCCCTCATCATTGGTCACCACCGGTTCTGTAATATGTTCCGTTAAATCAACATAGGTTGTATTGGCTTGCCCCACCTCCATAAACTTACGTCCTTCCTCACCATTACTCAAAATCACCGCCATTCCCCCAGGATGCTCCTCATCCCCCAACCGAGTCCAACCAATCGTATTTGGATGGTCAAGATAGTCATATTGGTCGCCATAGGCATAGGTTTTACGAGCCATGAGAAACTTATCAATCAACCATTGATGACTATCCAACCAAATCTCATACTCCTGACCATCAGGGGCAGAATCCTTGTAATGGGCCCCATAGTAATCGGCGACAAACACACAGGGGTAGCCATCCCGGCGTAACAAAATCAAGGCATAGGCCAAAGGCTTAAACCAACCCTCAACCACAGACTCCAACGACTGCAACGGTTGAGAGTCATGATTATCGACCAGGGTTACCGCCAACGCCGGTTGTTCCTTGACCAAACTATTATCAAAAATCTGCCGCAGGTCATACTCACTGCCCTGATTACTAGCATTACTGAAGTTGTAATGAAGGGGAGCATCAAACAACATCACATCCCCACCGGTCTCCTTGATAAAGTGATGTAAGGCATCAAGATTGCCCGACCAATACTCACCAACCGCAAACAAAGACCGGCCTGCGTGATAACGAACATGGCTTAGCCATTGGGGAAAAAAGACCGCTTCGACATGCTTGACTGCATCAAAGCGAAATCCATCAACTTGAGTTGTCTCCACATACCATTTTCCCCAATGTTTCAGTTCTTCCTGAACATCCGGCCGACTCATATCCAAGTCACAGCCCATTAAATAATCGAAGCTGCCCTTCTCCAAATCCACGCCGTCATCAAAGGTTTTCCCATCAAAGAGATAGACCACATCGGCATCGCTATCATAGGCGTTGTAATCTGCGGCGGTGAAGTGCCACCAATGCCATTCAAGTTCTGAATACTTTTTCTGACGGCCAGGAAAGGTGAAGTGTGTCCAGGCTTGAATCGTTTGGGCTTCACCGACCGCTTCATGGCGATTGTGGGGATTAAAGGGCGTGGCTTGAAACTCCTCTGTATGGTCTGCCCCCAGTTTATGGTTAAACACCACATCGGCATAGATATGAATACCAGCGGCTTGGGCAACTTGAATGGCCTTGATGTATTCATCCTTGGTTCCGTATTTGCTGCGGACCGAACCCTTTTGATCGAATTCCCCTAAATCGAATAAATCATAGACCCCATAGCCCACATCGTAGCCCCCTGCCGTGCCTTTATAGGCTGGAGGTAACCACAGAGCGGTAAATCCTGCATCAGCAAGGTCTTGGGCGTTGTCTACAACTTGGTTCCACAGGCTCCCATCAGCGGGGGTATACCAGTGGAAATACTGCATCATGACACCGTTGGCTTCAGACATAACACCCTGTATCTCCTAAAGAGGTTTAATTTTGGAAAAAGTGGAATAGACTATTCCGCATCGGGTGACGAATCCTGTGCCTGACGCTGTTGCCAGATGAGGCCAAGATAGCCTAGGACGGTTCCTGCGGCTAATCCGGTAAAGCCGCGATGGGAGATGGTCGCAAGTTCAGCCGTCGGGAAGGGTAACAGGAGACTAAATGCCCAAAGTCCTACCCCAATCCAGACCCCATTACGACGCAATAGGTAGCCCAGAAACCCCCCAGGAACGAGGGTAACGGCAAACAAAATCCAAGAGAGGAGATTCGCCACTGAGGTGCGTGTTCCAGCAATATCCACGATTGAAAATCCTCCCTTGATCGATTTACCTCTGATTGTATCTCAGGTTTTCCTAACTTTGAGGTGAACCACGTAGGGGCACGCCCTTGTGGCTGCCCGAGGACACAGCGGTAAAGTATTGGGGATCAGCTAGAAATGGTCCCAGTGAGGGGGGAACTAGCGTTGGCCATGGCTTGAATGGGAATTCGTCCGGCATGGTGGGCGAGTCGTCCAGCGATGACGGCCATGCCCATGGCTTGCCCCATGGCAACGGGGTTTTGGGCCAGGGCGATCGCCGAATTAATCAAAACCGCATCAGCCCCCAACTCCATGGAAAAAGCGGCTTCGCTCGGAGTGCCAATCCCCGCATCCACCACCACCGGAACCTTGGCATTTTCGACAATGATGCGGATATTCGCCGCCGTCTGAATCCCTTGCCCTGAACCAATCGGAGACCCGAGAGGCATCACCGTAGCACAGCCAACTTCTTCGAGGCGTTTGGCTAACATGGGGTCGGCATTGATATAGGGAAGAACCGCAAATCCTTCTTTAACCAACTGTTCAGCAGCTTCGAGAGTGCCGATAGGATCGGGGAGGAGATAGGTGGGATCGGGAATCACCTCTAGTTTGATGAAGTTATTATCCTCTTGTCCGAGGAGTTTGGCCATTTCCCGTCCCAGTCGGGCGACGCGGATGGCCTCGTCAGCGGTTTTACAGCCAGCGGTGTTGGGCAACATCCAGATTTTGGACCAGTCTAAGGCTTCGGCTAAGCCTTCATGGCCGGGGGCGTTGGTTTGCACCCGACGGACGGCGACTGTGACAATCTCACAGCCACTGGCGGCAATCGTACCGCGCATGGTTTCAAAATCATTATATTTACCACTTCCCGTCATCAGCCGGGAACGGAAAGACCGACCGGCAATTATTAAGGGATCAGCCTCGGGGGGGGTAAGTTGTACCGGCTGGGAAGGAGTTTCGCGGATGTTCGTCAGCATGGTCGAGTCAGGGAGGGGTGAAGACGGTTGGGGGCGATTCCAGGCGAAGGCCTTGAGGAGAGGATCTCGCTGGTTGTCGCAGATGAGATCGGCGGTGAGTTTGGCGGTGATGGGAGCCAGGAGAATGCCGTTGCGGTAATGACCGGTAGCCAGGGTGAGGTTGTCGCAGTAGCTATCTCCCAGAATCGGGAGTTCATCGGGGGTTCCGGGGCGAAATCCTGACCAGATTTCCTCCATGGGATAGTCTTGGAGGGCTGGATAGAGGCGGATGGCCCGGTCGAGGAGTGATCGCAGTCCCTCGGGGGTAGTTCCGGGGACAAATCCCACATCCTCTGAGGTGGCGCCGATGACAATTTGACCCTGGCTACGAGGGATAATGTAGGTGTTGGGGCCATACAGGACGCGCCGTAGGGGCAGTTCTCCGTTAACTCGTGGGGCCCGAACTGAGAACATTTGACCCTTAATGGGTTTGAGGGGTAGGGGGAGCAGTTGACTGGACCAAGATCCCGCCGCCAGAACGTAATGATCGGCCGTGAGTGGTCCGGCTTGGGTTTGTACGCTGCTGATACGAGTCCCCACTTGAGCGATCGCCTCGACGGTTAACCCTTCCTTTAAGGTAATCCCTAGGGCCTCGGCTGCACCGAGGAGCGATCGCATCAAGGCCCGATTATCCACCTGGGCATCTTCTGGATACCACCAGGCCCCCACCACATCGGCCCCCAACCCTGGTTGGTAATGCTGCAACGCCTGGGCATCAAGCCACAAGGAGGGGCCCGCCTCAGGGACTGGGGAAGTCCCGGGGGAGTCATACACCGGGGCCAGAATCCCACAGGGCCAATAGCCGGTGGCAAGTCCTGAGAGGCTTTCGAGTTTCTGAGTCCAGTCTCGATAGAGCGATCGCGACTGCAAACATAACTCCAACATGGGCCCCGGCGACAGGTTCTCGGCTTGGGGGGCTAACATCCCTCCCGCTGCCTGACTCGCGGCCTGTTTGATATC
Proteins encoded:
- a CDS encoding alpha-amylase produces the protein MSEANGVMMQYFHWYTPADGSLWNQVVDNAQDLADAGFTALWLPPAYKGTAGGYDVGYGVYDLFDLGEFDQKGSVRSKYGTKDEYIKAIQVAQAAGIHIYADVVFNHKLGADHTEEFQATPFNPHNRHEAVGEAQTIQAWTHFTFPGRQKKYSELEWHWWHFTAADYNAYDSDADVVYLFDGKTFDDGVDLEKGSFDYLMGCDLDMSRPDVQEELKHWGKWYVETTQVDGFRFDAVKHVEAVFFPQWLSHVRYHAGRSLFAVGEYWSGNLDALHHFIKETGGDVMLFDAPLHYNFSNASNQGSEYDLRQIFDNSLVKEQPALAVTLVDNHDSQPLQSLESVVEGWFKPLAYALILLRRDGYPCVFVADYYGAHYKDSAPDGQEYEIWLDSHQWLIDKFLMARKTYAYGDQYDYLDHPNTIGWTRLGDEEHPGGMAVILSNGEEGRKFMEVGQANTTYVDLTEHITEPVVTNDEGWAEFSCEGGSVSVWVPG
- a CDS encoding M23 family metallopeptidase, with translation MGDAGELVKLTLDLKPLQRLAWPSRLVAVAMMTLCLVVFLNGRSPQAMALNIEAGSWTGASFPVENFQAYTSPFGFRNSPTGGRGYEFHSGLDIAAPEGSYIRSWWGGTLVEVINDQGCGVGLVIESGDWEHIYCHLAGQVQTIQGRPTLVDRRGGIQVSEGQAVPSAARIGRVGMSGRTTGPHLHWGLRYGDRWVDPALVLRAMHRDR
- a CDS encoding nucleotidyltransferase substrate binding protein, with the translated sequence MTDPDSRWIQRFSNFKRTFLLLENALSIESPSLVERAGLIQFFEMAFELAWKLLKDYEEMEGFTVKTPRETLKQAFQAEIITQGQDWIEALQDRNLMAHTYNEKTAIAVEQRIRYKYFPLLKNLHETFEAKLNTR
- a CDS encoding photosystem II reaction center protein K, with protein sequence MDAALFLAKLPEAYQIFNPLVDVLPLIPLFFLLLAFVWQAAVGFR
- a CDS encoding nucleotidyltransferase family protein, with amino-acid sequence MSYGLTDQDLDHIRGAIAKFPEIDQVLLFGSRAKGNYKPGSDVDLAIQGESVTHSTIFQLADVLNEDSPLPYFFDVIDYTSIDEPKLTEHINRVGIPIFTRTTP
- the tgt gene encoding tRNA guanosine(34) transglycosylase Tgt, giving the protein MNQFFEYHTQATCPDTGARAGVFQTPHGIVETPRFMPVGTLANVKTVTPHQLRGTGAQMVLANTYHLHLQPGEDIVAEAGGLHRFMGWDGPMLTDSGGFQVFSLSQMRTITEEGVTFRSPRDGARINLTPERSIEIQNALGADVIMAFDECPPYPASREAVELATARTERWLKRCIDHHRKSSQAQRQALFGIVQGGVYPDLRAQAAASLQKLDLPGYAIGGVSVGEPPELIEAIVKATTPLLPENKPRYLMGVGTYREMAQAIASGIDLFDCVIPTRLGRHGAAFVRGERWNLKNARFRRDYAPLDEECPCYTCQNFSRAYLSHLVRSQELLAYTLLSIHNITELIRFTQRIRQSILDGCFAQEFAGWLQPAP
- a CDS encoding thiazole synthase, producing MLTNIRETPSQPVQLTPPEADPLIIAGRSFRSRLMTGSGKYNDFETMRGTIAASGCEIVTVAVRRVQTNAPGHEGLAEALDWSKIWMLPNTAGCKTADEAIRVARLGREMAKLLGQEDNNFIKLEVIPDPTYLLPDPIGTLEAAEQLVKEGFAVLPYINADPMLAKRLEEVGCATVMPLGSPIGSGQGIQTAANIRIIVENAKVPVVVDAGIGTPSEAAFSMELGADAVLINSAIALAQNPVAMGQAMGMAVIAGRLAHHAGRIPIQAMANASSPLTGTISS
- a CDS encoding GTP-binding protein is translated as MPNPRSSNFERELDEAIFSFADIQSELNYKRAKTALHDLVDRLDLSERERTGLEAEIEGLESMLDKLESDVVQIAAFGMVGRGKSSLLNALVGQPVFETGPLHGVTRSQQSVDWTLTRSAVGEGIDDVLQVSLPTVGTARVELVDTPGLDEVHGQTRAELAHKIAKRADLILFVISGDITQVEYDALSEIREAGKPLLLVFNKIDQYPDADRQAIYDQVRNERVRQLLTSDRIVMAAASPLTPTLVEKSDGRKGVVMEAGKPQVQELKLKILEILQREGKSLVALNSMLYADEVNEQVVQRKMEIRDRQASRIIWNGVMAKALAIALNPVTVVDILTAATVDVFLLMSLSRLYGIPMTQTGAIDLLQKIALSMGGISASELLANLGLSGLKSLLGVATPVTGGVAFGGYVSVAITQASVAGVSTYAIGQVAKTYLANGASWGPEGPKVVVQQILDSLDETSILSQIKDELQQKLVG